CATTCCGTACTCCTTGGCTTCGAAAGATGTCATCCAGTAGTCTCGATCGGAATCTTTCTCAATTTTTTCAAGAGGTTGCTTAGAATGCAAGGCGATGATTTCGTAAAGCTCTTTCTTCAATTTTAAAATTTCCCTTGCGGTGATTTCAATGTCTGAAGCTTGCCCTTCAGCACCTCCCATTGGCTGGTGTATCATTACACGCGAGTGGGGTAGTGCGGAGCGCTTACCATCAGCGCCTGCTGTCAACAAAACGGCTCCCATTGAGGCTGCCATCCCGGTACATATTGTGGCAACATCAGAGTTGATGAGCTGCATTGTATCGTAGATGCCTAATCCTGCATATACAGACCCTCCTGGAGTGTTCAAGTAAATCTGAACGTCTTTCGAGTTGTCGGTAGAGTCGAGGAAGAGAAGCTGCGCCTGAATGATATTTGCGACATCGTCGTTGATAGGAACTCCTAAAAAGATGATGCGATCCATCATCAACCTCGAGAATACATCCATAGATGCAACGTTGAGTTGACGCTCTTCAATAATTGTTGGGTTGATGTAGCCACTGTGCACATGATGCATGCTGTTGTAGCGATGCAGCGTTAAGCTGCTTATCCCAAGATGCTTTGTTGCGTATTTGTTGAATTCGTTCATAATGCCTTCGACTGTTGAGTGTATGCTTAAAGGTACAACTATTTTTCGAATAGCTTGTCAAAATCTTTAAGGCTTACCTCTTTGTCTTCAACTTTTATGGATTCTTTAACGTTTTCAATAACCTTATCTTCGAATTTCTTCTCCACGATACGGCGTCTTTCTTCCTTGTTTTGAAGAATGTCTGTTGCATACTTGGTTATGTATTCTTCAGGAAGATTTCTCATGCCATATTGAGCAAATTGGTACGAAGCGTATTCTGATGCTGCTGCGATGAGCTCTTCTTCGCTAACCTCGATCTTGTTGTTGTTAATGAAGAATTCTCTAATAATTTGCCATTTAATGTCGTCAGCATATGATGCAAAATCCTTCTCAATATCTTCCTGAGAGAACTTTCCGTCGTTAATGAAGTAAATCCATCTTTTGAGGAAAGCTTCTGGTAGCTGAAGATCTGCTTTCTCAATAAGTTTAGTGCGGATATCTACATGAAGCTTATAGTCGCTTTCTTTAGCAAGGTTTGCACGGATTTCTTCATCAACCTTCAGAATGAATTCATCGTAGCTAGTTACGTTGCCTTCTCCAAATGCTTTGTCAAAAAGTTCTTGATTTACTTCCGCATTTTCGA
The Alistipes sp. ZOR0009 genome window above contains:
- the clpP gene encoding ATP-dependent Clp endopeptidase proteolytic subunit ClpP is translated as MNEFNKYATKHLGISSLTLHRYNSMHHVHSGYINPTIIEERQLNVASMDVFSRLMMDRIIFLGVPINDDVANIIQAQLLFLDSTDNSKDVQIYLNTPGGSVYAGLGIYDTMQLINSDVATICTGMAASMGAVLLTAGADGKRSALPHSRVMIHQPMGGAEGQASDIEITAREILKLKKELYEIIALHSKQPLEKIEKDSDRDYWMTSFEAKEYGMIDEVLVKSITK